The following coding sequences lie in one Arachis ipaensis cultivar K30076 chromosome B05, Araip1.1, whole genome shotgun sequence genomic window:
- the LOC110262650 gene encoding uncharacterized protein LOC110262650: protein MVGTVKKEENMEAFYASIEAETTPLSHLREPPRTRPSKKTLKAWQLLRDLVSKKFSLLHHPATHELMRETLKHLLNLPRGEQVSSTTMAILQQLSKSFDHWILDYDNANNKIKSVDKSISKAEKANQGLKANVRKFKEIATDEKALCTKLATLKQKKRELEDQIKTIKAEIAGFTERRDKVAKRKRELFENGKVLRSKWDRLRNKLPRLKAGTEWAFVTETNIEAEWSKLAKRVLQSTSFVEDWI, encoded by the coding sequence ATGGTTGGGACTGTCAAgaaggaagaaaatatggaagCATTTTATGCTTCCATTGAAGCAGAAACCACTCCTTTGTCACATCTACGTGAACCTCCTAGAACTAGGCCAAGTAAAAAAACCCTGAAAGCATGGCAGCTTCTGCGAGACCTTGTGAGTAAAAAATTCTCTCTTTTGCATCACCCTGCAACTCATGAACTGATGAGAGAGACTCTCAAACACCTGCTCAATTTGCCACGGGGTGAACAAGTTTCTTCGACAACAATGGCAATATTACAGCAACTTTCAAAAAGTTTTGATCACTGGATTTTGGACTATGACAATGCCAACAATAAAATCAAGTCAGTCGACAAAAGCATTTCGAAAGCAGAGAAAGCAAACCAGGGTCTCAAAGCTAATGTAAGAAAATTCAAGGAAATAGCGACGGATGAGAAGGCTTTGTGCACTAAGTTGGCCACTTTGAAGCAAAAGAAGAGAGAGCTTGAAGATCAAATCAAAACAATAAAAGCTGAGATTGCAGGATTTACTGAGAGGAGGGACAAAGTTgctaagagaaagagagaattgtTTGAGAATGGAAAAGTGCTGAGAAGTAAATGGGATCGTTTGAGGAATAAGCTGCCAAGGTTGAAAGCTGGGACAGAATGGGCATTTGTAACAGAAACTAATATTGAAGCTGAATGGTCAAAGCTTGCAAAACGAGTCCTTCAAAGCACAAGTTTTGTTGAAGATTGGATCTAG
- the LOC107641417 gene encoding uncharacterized protein LOC107641417 produces the protein MSLVIQSLYLLNRWKMPPKKRRGGAVNAPATAESNRAVSPPLGALRQRPRSQRIADRRGERIPREGVQENPAVGVAQADLTAELRGMNQTLNAVLQVLTNQNRGGAGIPNMPNPQPHRVHQLFGDQEPPIEKYLKLNSSTFNGDSLDEDPQQYLEDAKKAIRALRCTKEWAVELVSYNLRGSARYWYESLLESKEAAGLPPPSWEEFTDEFLARFYPANKQAEDAIAFERLRQENMTVTEYAKEFTRLSKSAPYLVNSEEMKVRRFVRGLAEPMFTTLMPEVGRMSFKDVLNSAYGIEAGIAERNTFKDVGKKPKMKGQFSGGTSSGEFQSYHGQTNQQGYSGYRARPQASFGGVTSSGSAPMSVSTPKPFVKSTSQSSAQGSNHTRPAQPYCLQCGSYHSGLSKS, from the exons ATGTCGTTAGTGATCCAATCGCTTTACTTACTCAATAGGTGGAAGATGCCACCTAAGAAAAGACGTGGTGGAGCTGTTAATGCTCCTGCTACTGCTGAATCTAATAGGGCAGTTTCTCCGCCACTTGGAGCCCTTCGACAAAGACCAAGGAGTCAAAGAATAGCTGATAGGCGCGGAGAAAGGATACCCCGTGAGGGAGTTCAAGAAAATCCCGCAGTAGGAGTGGCTCAAGCAGACTTGACAGCTGAGTTGAGGGGAATGAATCAAACCCTTAATGCGGTATTACAGGTCCTAACAAATCAAAATAGGGGCGGAGCAGGAATTCCTAATATGCCAAATCCTCAGCCTCATAGAGTTCATCAATTGTTTGGGGATCAAGAGCCGCCAATTGAAAAGTATTTGAAGTTGAATTCGTCCACTTTCAATGGagattcattggatgaagatccaCAACAATATCTAGAGGATGCAAAGAAAGCTATTCGAGCTCTCAGGTGCACCAAGGAATGGGCCGTTGAGTTAGTATCCTACAACTTGCGTGGTTCAGCAAGATATTGGTATGAGTCTCTTCTTGAGAGCAAAGAAGCAGCTGGACTTCCTCCTCCTTCTTGGGAAGAGTTCACTGACGAGTTTCTTGCTCGATTTTATCCAGCTAACAAGCAAGCAGAAGATGCAATTGCCTTTGAAAGATTAAGGCAAGAGAATATGACAGTGACTGAGTATGCTAAGGAGTTTACTAGACTTTCTAAGAGTGCTCCATACTTGGTGAATTCAGAAGAGATGAAAGTACGCCGGTTCGTTCGTGGGTTGGCAGAACCTATGTTCACCACTCTTATGCCTGAAGTCGGACGCATGTCTTTTAAGGATGTCCTAAACTCTGCTTATGGAATTGAAGCTGGGATAGCGGAGAGAAATACTTTTAAGGATGTTGGTAAGAAGCCTAAGATGAAGGGACAATTTTCTGGTGGAACTAGTTCAGGAGAATTTCAGTCTTATCATGGTCAGACTAATCAGCAAGGTTATTCGGGATATCGAGCTCGTCCTCAAGCATCTTTTGGTGGGGTCACTTCTTCTGGATCTGCTCCCATGAGTGTTTCAACTCCCAAACCTTTTGTTAAGAGCACCTCTCAATCTAGTGCACAGGGTTCAAATCATACAAGGCCAGCTCAGCCCTATTGTCTTCAGTGTGGGAGTTACCATTCTG GATTGTCCAAATCCTAG